A stretch of the Cellulomonas sp. WB94 genome encodes the following:
- a CDS encoding ferredoxin-NADPH reductase has product MRRLISHDMYTTVFGTVYLALMTNLLLVVGALPLVVGLVTTDPVRSWPLLAVLATVSAPAVCAAFAVFAAYTADGSVDVVRTFVRAWRASARGALRLGALAATATVVLAVDVRALWGRPVGAVAIPVLVVLIVLVLAVTVLSFAALAEVPTARVRDVLRASVYLAVRRWYLTAASLATLGLLLALFAAKPAIAMGLAAAPLLYAVWGNSRFTLRPVLAPSAAPVVAA; this is encoded by the coding sequence ATGCGACGCCTCATCTCGCACGACATGTACACCACCGTGTTCGGCACGGTCTATCTGGCGCTCATGACCAACCTGCTGCTGGTGGTCGGCGCGCTGCCGCTCGTCGTCGGGCTCGTGACCACCGATCCCGTGCGGTCCTGGCCGCTGCTGGCCGTGCTCGCCACGGTGAGCGCACCGGCGGTGTGCGCGGCCTTCGCCGTGTTCGCCGCGTACACCGCCGACGGGTCCGTCGACGTCGTCCGCACCTTCGTGCGGGCGTGGCGGGCGTCGGCCCGCGGGGCGCTGCGCCTGGGCGCCCTGGCGGCGACGGCCACCGTCGTGCTCGCCGTGGACGTGCGTGCGCTGTGGGGCCGGCCGGTGGGCGCCGTGGCGATCCCTGTGCTCGTCGTGCTCATCGTGCTCGTGCTGGCGGTCACGGTGCTCTCGTTCGCCGCGCTCGCCGAGGTGCCCACGGCCCGGGTCCGTGACGTCCTGCGGGCGAGCGTGTACCTGGCCGTGCGCCGGTGGTACCTCACCGCAGCCTCGTTGGCCACGCTCGGCCTGCTGCTCGCCCTGTTCGCGGCCAAGCCCGCGATCGCCATGGGCCTCGCGGCCGCCCCGCTGCTCTACGCCGTCTGGGGAAACAGCCGGTTCACGCTGCGCCCGGTCCTGGCGCCGTCTGCCGCGCCGGTGGTTGCCGCGTGA
- a CDS encoding carbohydrate ABC transporter permease yields MAATIVTSPPAQLHLSSPTGPRTRLRGWRKILLYVVLIVAAAGVLLPFYWMVMSSLKTNNDVFTIPIKWVPDVFVWQNYVDIWTKADMATWLKNTMVLSVAVTALQVFTGSFAAYGFSKVRFPGRDVLFLTYVGTIAVPWQSYMIPQFILMSKVHLSNTLWSIIALQAFGAFGVFLMKQFYESVPEELSEAARIDGLSEYGIYRRIILPLSVPALASLTLLTFTNTWNDYLGPLIYLRSPELWTIQLGLRSFISQYNAEYALIMTGSVLSVLPIALIFILGQKYFVEGIATSGLKG; encoded by the coding sequence ATGGCCGCCACGATCGTCACGTCGCCACCCGCCCAGCTCCACCTCTCGTCGCCGACGGGTCCGCGCACGCGGCTCCGGGGCTGGCGCAAGATCCTGCTGTACGTCGTCCTCATCGTCGCCGCTGCGGGCGTGCTCCTGCCGTTCTACTGGATGGTGATGTCGTCCCTCAAGACGAACAACGACGTGTTCACCATCCCGATCAAGTGGGTGCCGGACGTCTTCGTCTGGCAGAACTACGTCGACATCTGGACCAAGGCCGACATGGCCACGTGGTTGAAGAACACGATGGTGCTGTCCGTCGCAGTGACGGCGCTGCAGGTGTTCACCGGAAGCTTCGCCGCGTACGGGTTCTCCAAGGTGCGCTTCCCGGGGCGCGACGTGCTGTTCCTGACGTATGTGGGAACGATCGCGGTGCCGTGGCAGTCCTACATGATCCCGCAGTTCATCCTCATGTCGAAGGTGCACCTGTCGAACACGCTGTGGTCGATCATCGCCCTGCAGGCGTTCGGCGCGTTCGGTGTGTTCCTCATGAAGCAGTTCTACGAGTCGGTCCCTGAGGAGCTCAGCGAGGCCGCCCGCATCGACGGGCTGTCGGAGTACGGCATCTACCGGCGGATCATCCTGCCGCTGTCGGTGCCGGCCCTGGCCAGCCTCACGCTGCTGACGTTCACCAACACCTGGAACGACTATCTCGGGCCGCTGATCTACCTGCGCAGCCCGGAGCTGTGGACCATCCAGCTCGGCCTGCGCAGCTTCATCAGCCAGTACAACGCCGAGTACGCGCTCATCATGACCGGCTCGGTCCTGTCGGTGCTCCCGATCGCGCTGATCTTCATCCTCGGTCAGAAGTACTTCGTCGAGGGCATCGCGACCAGCGGGCTCAAGGGATGA
- a CDS encoding sugar ABC transporter permease: MATTLATRRPGGRLRLRNTLTGWSFILPNFVGFALLTLVPVVALFYLAFTSWNVFGAAKWIGTANFTRMVGDASFWTAFRNTVYYTVFHIPLTLVISLGLAILLNQKLRGVAFFRTAAFFPYITSIVAIAVVWNMLFSPQYGPINQFLHAIGVSNPPGWTTSGTWAMPAVIIVGTWREMGYYMLLFLAGLQSIPGELYEAARVDGANAWQRFRNITIPSLRPTTFFITVMLTIGSFKVFDLILVMTNGGPGQSTLVLSQYIYQKGFVENQFGYASSISIVLFAICIAITIFQFLMNKRRDA; the protein is encoded by the coding sequence ATGGCAACGACGCTCGCGACACGGCGCCCCGGCGGCCGGCTGCGACTGCGGAACACCCTGACGGGGTGGAGCTTCATCCTGCCCAACTTCGTCGGCTTCGCACTCCTCACCCTGGTCCCGGTGGTGGCGCTCTTCTACCTTGCTTTCACCAGCTGGAACGTCTTCGGTGCCGCCAAGTGGATCGGCACGGCCAACTTCACGCGGATGGTCGGCGACGCCAGCTTCTGGACCGCCTTCCGCAACACCGTGTACTACACCGTCTTCCACATCCCGCTGACCCTGGTCATCTCGCTGGGACTGGCCATCCTGCTCAACCAGAAGCTGCGCGGCGTGGCGTTCTTCCGGACCGCGGCGTTCTTCCCCTACATCACGTCGATCGTCGCGATCGCGGTCGTGTGGAACATGCTGTTCAGCCCGCAGTACGGCCCCATCAACCAGTTCCTGCACGCCATCGGCGTCTCGAACCCGCCCGGCTGGACCACGTCCGGGACCTGGGCGATGCCGGCCGTCATCATCGTCGGGACGTGGCGGGAGATGGGCTACTACATGCTGCTCTTCCTCGCCGGCCTGCAGAGCATCCCCGGTGAGCTGTACGAGGCGGCGCGGGTGGACGGCGCCAACGCGTGGCAACGGTTCCGGAACATCACCATCCCCTCGCTCCGGCCCACCACCTTCTTCATCACCGTGATGCTCACCATCGGCAGCTTCAAGGTGTTCGACCTGATCCTCGTGATGACCAACGGCGGCCCGGGGCAGTCGACCCTCGTGCTCTCGCAGTACATCTACCAGAAGGGTTTCGTGGAGAACCAGTTCGGGTACGCCTCGAGCATCTCCATCGTGCTCTTCGCGATCTGCATCGCCATCACGATCTTCCAGTTCCTCATGAACAAGCGCAGGGACGCCTGA
- a CDS encoding extracellular solute-binding protein, translating into MKRSILTAIGLAVVVPLAVASCSSSPATTSSTTESATAAGPVTLSLAGWSLKTTPEFQALADAFHAANPSITVVPKEYDATNYDTQMTADLAAGSAPDIYVQKNLKNFATYQIGGQLLDVSDVATEVGGDVSGLSGYKVDGKTYAIPYRQDSWYLYYNKDLFDAAKVAVPDGSWTWDDYAAAAEDLTSGLKTAGNEALGTYQHTWQSTVQGLALAQTPKADLLSGDFSYLKPFYERALALQAAGAQADYGTVTTNNLTYQAQFGTQKSAMMIMGSWYVATLIAQQVKGDANTFNWGIAPVPQIDSSTAGTDNTPVTFGDPTGLGINPAIDKSKIAAAKEFLAFVASEDGAKTLAGIGITPAHVSDAVTTAYFSFKGVPTDDLSKFTFGTHDTKAENPVSKYTAGLQNVLGDLHSSVMSGSASIDDAIKTAEDRAKNEVLNQ; encoded by the coding sequence ATGAAGCGCTCGATTCTGACCGCCATCGGCCTCGCCGTGGTGGTCCCGCTGGCCGTCGCCAGCTGCAGCAGCAGCCCGGCGACCACGTCGTCGACGACCGAGTCGGCGACAGCGGCCGGCCCGGTGACCCTCTCGCTGGCCGGCTGGAGCCTGAAGACGACGCCGGAGTTCCAGGCGCTCGCCGACGCCTTCCACGCCGCCAACCCGAGCATCACGGTGGTCCCCAAGGAGTACGACGCCACCAACTACGACACGCAGATGACGGCTGACCTCGCTGCAGGCTCCGCGCCCGACATCTACGTGCAGAAGAACCTCAAGAACTTCGCCACGTACCAGATCGGCGGCCAGCTGCTCGACGTGTCCGACGTGGCCACCGAGGTGGGCGGCGACGTGTCGGGCCTCTCGGGCTACAAGGTCGACGGCAAGACGTACGCCATCCCCTACCGGCAGGACTCCTGGTACCTCTACTACAACAAGGACCTGTTCGACGCCGCGAAGGTCGCCGTGCCCGACGGGTCGTGGACCTGGGACGACTACGCGGCCGCGGCCGAGGACCTCACCAGCGGACTGAAGACGGCAGGGAACGAGGCACTGGGCACGTACCAGCACACGTGGCAGTCCACGGTGCAGGGCCTCGCACTGGCGCAGACCCCCAAGGCGGACCTGCTCTCCGGCGACTTCTCCTACCTCAAGCCGTTCTACGAGCGTGCCCTGGCGCTCCAGGCGGCCGGTGCGCAGGCCGACTACGGCACGGTCACGACGAACAACCTCACCTACCAGGCGCAGTTCGGCACCCAGAAGTCGGCCATGATGATCATGGGGAGCTGGTACGTCGCGACGCTCATCGCCCAGCAGGTCAAGGGTGACGCCAACACCTTCAACTGGGGCATCGCCCCGGTCCCGCAGATCGACTCGAGCACCGCGGGCACCGACAACACTCCGGTGACGTTCGGCGACCCGACCGGCCTGGGCATCAACCCGGCGATCGACAAGTCCAAGATCGCGGCCGCCAAGGAGTTCCTGGCGTTCGTGGCCTCCGAGGACGGCGCCAAGACGCTCGCCGGGATCGGGATCACGCCGGCGCACGTGTCGGACGCGGTGACCACCGCGTACTTCAGCTTCAAGGGCGTGCCGACGGACGACCTGTCCAAGTTCACGTTCGGCACGCACGACACGAAGGCCGAGAACCCCGTCTCGAAGTACACGGCCGGGCTGCAGAACGTCCTCGGTGACCTGCACTCGTCCGTGATGTCGGGCAGCGCGTCGATCGACGACGCGATCAAGACCGCCGAGGACCGGGCGAAGAACGAGGTCCTCAACCAGTGA
- a CDS encoding DUF2264 domain-containing protein → MIHNQTTNLTPGGRPRAADATVDWPRERWVALADRMLGSVQPFASPQHALITPPGPEGGYGRAVDGLEGFARTFLIAGFRLAGERGAGLDELAEWYARGLAAGVDPASPERWVRLDEHAQAKVEAASLALVLDMTRPWVWDRLSARTQQQVVDYLAPAVGDTTYPRINWVWFRLVVQTFLRSVGGPFSLGEMEEDLATHDGFERADGWMADGAERSFDHYVGWALHLYPTLWARMDGAQDLARRRRDKDVAALDRYLQDAVALVGADGSPLLQGRSLVYRFAAAAPFWVGALAQVPSVSPGRLRHAATTVVQHFVDRGAPDARGLLTLGWYDQWPRLAQAYSGPSSPYWAAKGLLGLALPADHPLWASPAEPLPVEVEDTLRAVRAPGWVVSGTRSDGIVRVVNHGTDHAVEGQLVGDSPLYARLGYSTASAPLLDEESWREPLDQSVVLVDDAGRATHRAGMRTLTAHVQDDVDGHLAVAASTGLAHWLAPEAQQEHHGSGYAGTAEPAGNLTVVSLVRGPWELRLVRVEALTSSEPTSLRLRVGGWALAGPDVAEAPTADGAAVAGPRAWSSLCTVVGHATAGVTRRTDASPLGEPALVPWLMFPVLVGAWIAVLVELSGDRSSSPQGPCTAVLGNVSDGEAVSVTWPDGVGTSTRLEL, encoded by the coding sequence GTGATCCACAACCAGACGACGAACCTGACGCCCGGCGGGCGACCGCGCGCCGCGGACGCGACGGTCGACTGGCCGCGGGAGCGGTGGGTCGCTCTGGCCGACCGCATGCTCGGATCGGTGCAGCCCTTCGCCTCGCCGCAGCATGCCCTGATCACCCCGCCCGGCCCCGAAGGTGGCTACGGGCGCGCCGTGGACGGGCTGGAGGGGTTCGCCCGGACCTTCCTCATCGCCGGGTTCCGGCTGGCAGGCGAACGCGGCGCCGGGCTGGACGAGCTCGCCGAGTGGTACGCCCGCGGCCTGGCTGCTGGCGTCGACCCCGCGTCGCCGGAGCGCTGGGTCCGGCTCGATGAGCACGCGCAGGCGAAGGTCGAGGCAGCCTCGCTCGCCCTCGTGCTCGACATGACCCGCCCCTGGGTGTGGGACCGGCTGTCGGCACGCACCCAGCAGCAGGTCGTGGACTACCTGGCCCCGGCGGTCGGCGACACCACGTACCCGCGGATCAACTGGGTGTGGTTCCGGCTCGTGGTGCAGACGTTCCTGCGGTCCGTCGGGGGGCCGTTCTCCCTCGGTGAGATGGAGGAGGACCTCGCCACCCACGACGGCTTCGAGCGGGCCGACGGCTGGATGGCCGACGGCGCCGAGCGCTCGTTCGACCACTACGTCGGCTGGGCCCTGCACCTGTACCCGACCCTCTGGGCCCGCATGGACGGCGCGCAGGACCTGGCGCGCCGCCGACGCGACAAGGACGTGGCGGCCCTCGACCGGTACCTGCAGGACGCGGTGGCGCTGGTCGGGGCCGACGGGTCGCCGCTCCTGCAGGGTCGGAGCCTCGTCTACCGCTTCGCCGCCGCCGCGCCGTTCTGGGTCGGCGCGCTCGCGCAGGTGCCCTCCGTCAGCCCGGGCCGCCTGCGGCACGCCGCCACGACGGTGGTGCAGCACTTCGTCGATCGTGGCGCGCCGGACGCGCGCGGCCTGCTCACCCTCGGCTGGTACGACCAGTGGCCGAGGCTGGCCCAGGCGTACTCCGGGCCGAGCTCGCCCTACTGGGCCGCCAAGGGCCTCCTCGGTCTGGCGCTGCCCGCCGATCACCCCCTGTGGGCGAGCCCGGCGGAGCCGCTGCCCGTCGAGGTCGAGGACACGTTGCGAGCGGTGCGGGCCCCGGGCTGGGTGGTGTCCGGCACGCGGTCCGACGGCATCGTCCGGGTCGTCAACCACGGCACCGACCACGCGGTCGAGGGCCAGCTCGTGGGCGACTCCCCGCTGTACGCGCGCCTGGGCTACTCGACGGCGAGCGCCCCGCTGCTCGACGAGGAGTCCTGGCGCGAGCCGCTGGACCAGTCCGTCGTGCTGGTGGACGACGCGGGTCGGGCGACCCACCGCGCGGGGATGCGCACGCTCACGGCGCATGTGCAGGACGACGTGGACGGCCACCTCGCCGTGGCGGCCTCGACGGGCCTGGCCCACTGGCTGGCCCCGGAAGCCCAGCAGGAGCACCACGGCTCCGGCTATGCCGGTACGGCCGAGCCGGCCGGCAACCTGACGGTCGTGTCGCTCGTGCGGGGGCCCTGGGAGCTGCGCCTGGTGCGGGTGGAGGCGCTGACATCGTCCGAACCGACCTCGCTGCGGCTCCGGGTGGGCGGCTGGGCGCTTGCCGGCCCGGACGTCGCGGAGGCGCCGACAGCCGACGGAGCCGCGGTCGCCGGCCCACGTGCCTGGTCGTCGCTCTGCACCGTCGTCGGCCACGCGACCGCCGGCGTGACCCGGCGCACCGACGCCAGCCCGTTGGGTGAGCCCGCTCTGGTGCCGTGGCTCATGTTCCCGGTGCTGGTCGGCGCCTGGATCGCTGTCCTCGTCGAGCTCAGCGGCGACCGTTCGTCGTCGCCGCAGGGACCCTGCACCGCAGTGCTCGGCAACGTGAGCGACGGGGAGGCAGTGAGCGTGACGTGGCCGGACGGAGTCGGTACGTCGACACGTCTGGAGCTGTGA
- a CDS encoding heparinase II/III family protein, which translates to MQSSDPAVTPAAVATSARTADDTGASAGPFVGPLSTLWAAARTAGIGQLLLPVGEALPVRPAADRHTWDPARGRLDDATLVLLRARADTDLGTAWPQTRSQDYSRYFRDGDRDGYEQAVFARQRRLSRAAVVAALTLEPRWLDEVADGVTVLCEQSSWCWPAHDDTFWVHGAVVPTVDDPFVDLGAGEVVGQLAWLDHLLGEQLDERVPGLRARIRREADRRVLEPFERRRDWHWLGLDGDVHNWNPWIHGNVLAAALQLVDDRERRARLVDLVIEGLDRYVATLPADGATDEGYAYWWNGACRTLEALDLLHHATGGALDCTPVPALRATVAFPHRMHLGDGWYLNVADGPARPPAEQPWHALHRAARRFGDMQAQAHAAAQRRPGHAVAREDDGLGRLLQALTDDEWRTATTSRSPLPRDVWLPSIEVMLARPEAGTSRGLTLAAKGGHNGEHHNHNDVGSVVVALGGVPVLVDAGRPTYTAQTFGPDRYAIWTMQSSWHNVPEIRGAAQGTGRAFRATGATRFVDDDGAQLTMRLDEAYPCSEVVSWQRTARLDRRAGRVTVTDEWELADSPDAPPTVIRLLLAGDVELADGRAVVHALDDAGTVVVSWSPSASSAAIDVRRLDDPWLTGVWGDRLTRLTIDVGRAPAGRLDVIVEEYR; encoded by the coding sequence ATGCAGAGCTCAGACCCGGCGGTGACTCCAGCGGCCGTCGCCACCTCGGCACGAACGGCCGACGACACCGGAGCGTCAGCTGGTCCCTTCGTCGGGCCTCTGTCCACCCTCTGGGCCGCAGCCAGGACGGCCGGCATCGGGCAGCTGCTCCTGCCCGTCGGCGAGGCGCTGCCCGTGCGGCCGGCCGCCGATCGACACACCTGGGACCCCGCCCGGGGACGCCTGGACGACGCCACCCTGGTCCTCCTGAGGGCACGCGCCGACACCGACCTGGGCACCGCCTGGCCGCAGACGCGGTCCCAGGACTACTCCCGCTACTTCCGCGACGGTGACCGCGACGGCTACGAGCAGGCGGTGTTCGCCCGGCAGCGGCGCCTCAGCCGGGCCGCCGTCGTGGCGGCGCTCACGCTCGAACCGCGCTGGCTCGACGAGGTCGCCGACGGCGTCACCGTGCTGTGCGAGCAGAGCAGCTGGTGCTGGCCCGCGCACGACGACACGTTCTGGGTGCACGGAGCCGTGGTTCCGACCGTCGACGACCCGTTCGTCGACCTCGGCGCCGGTGAGGTCGTCGGCCAGCTGGCCTGGCTGGACCACCTGCTGGGCGAGCAGCTCGACGAACGTGTTCCCGGCCTGCGCGCGCGGATCCGCCGAGAGGCCGACCGACGCGTCCTCGAGCCGTTCGAGCGGCGACGCGACTGGCACTGGCTCGGCCTGGACGGGGACGTGCACAACTGGAACCCCTGGATCCACGGGAACGTCCTGGCCGCGGCCCTGCAGCTGGTGGACGACCGCGAGCGCCGGGCCCGTCTCGTCGACCTCGTCATCGAAGGTCTCGACCGGTATGTCGCCACGCTCCCCGCGGACGGCGCGACCGACGAGGGGTACGCCTACTGGTGGAACGGCGCGTGCCGCACCCTGGAGGCTCTCGACCTCCTGCACCACGCGACCGGCGGCGCGCTGGACTGCACCCCGGTACCCGCGCTGCGTGCCACCGTGGCCTTTCCCCACCGCATGCACCTGGGCGACGGCTGGTACCTGAACGTCGCCGACGGCCCCGCCCGGCCCCCGGCCGAGCAGCCCTGGCACGCGCTGCACCGCGCCGCGCGCCGCTTCGGTGACATGCAGGCGCAGGCCCATGCCGCCGCCCAGCGGCGCCCCGGCCACGCGGTGGCCCGTGAGGACGACGGCCTGGGACGACTCCTGCAGGCCCTGACGGACGACGAGTGGCGCACCGCGACCACCAGCCGCTCTCCCCTGCCTCGTGACGTGTGGCTTCCCTCGATCGAGGTGATGCTGGCGCGTCCGGAAGCGGGCACGTCACGCGGCCTGACGCTGGCCGCCAAGGGCGGCCACAACGGCGAGCACCACAACCACAACGACGTCGGATCGGTCGTCGTCGCGCTCGGCGGCGTCCCCGTGCTCGTCGACGCCGGGCGACCGACCTACACCGCCCAGACGTTCGGACCCGACCGGTACGCCATCTGGACCATGCAGAGCTCCTGGCACAACGTGCCGGAGATCCGCGGCGCCGCTCAGGGGACGGGGCGCGCGTTCCGCGCGACGGGGGCGACCCGTTTCGTCGACGACGACGGCGCGCAGCTGACGATGCGGCTCGACGAGGCCTATCCGTGCTCGGAGGTCGTCAGCTGGCAGCGCACCGCCCGACTCGACCGGAGGGCCGGTCGGGTCACGGTGACCGACGAGTGGGAGCTCGCCGACAGTCCGGACGCTCCACCGACGGTGATCCGCCTGCTCCTTGCGGGTGATGTCGAGCTCGCCGACGGTCGAGCCGTCGTCCACGCGCTGGATGATGCCGGTACGGTCGTCGTCTCATGGTCTCCGTCCGCCTCCAGCGCCGCGATCGACGTGCGCAGGCTGGACGACCCATGGTTGACAGGGGTATGGGGTGATCGGCTCACCCGGCTGACCATCGACGTCGGCCGGGCACCGGCCGGCAGGCTCGACGTGATCGTGGAGGAGTACCGATGA
- a CDS encoding substrate-binding domain-containing protein, with the protein MSVPDARSPLAIARRSQILDALQREGTVRVSELTDQLGVTVNTIRRDIAQLAAEGLVHRVHGGATAVSASDEADGDAAPRRRGASTAVRTVGMLVPSLDYYWPDVVRGAEEAASEDNLRVALRGSSYETEDDRPQLEWLVDQLRVDGLAVAPRMDNSTARATVEWLATLDIPVVLVERTANVGPHHEVMESVVSDHVLGSAMAVRHLAALGHRCVGLVTSAQSPTSPKVRQGWLEGIADCGLAGSAQTIDANVPSPGSAECDAALDAILDDCLRTGTTALVVHADSEAMALVQHCEARGIRVPHDLSVVAYDDALAGLFSPALTAVRPPRRSVGRAAIDLVAARLADPRRPAHRVVISPSLRVRDSTAPPPTLS; encoded by the coding sequence ATGAGCGTGCCCGATGCACGGAGCCCGCTGGCGATCGCACGCCGCTCCCAGATTCTCGATGCGCTGCAGCGTGAGGGCACGGTGCGCGTCTCAGAGCTGACCGACCAGCTCGGCGTCACGGTGAACACGATCCGCCGGGACATCGCCCAGCTCGCCGCCGAGGGGCTGGTCCACCGGGTGCACGGTGGGGCCACGGCCGTCTCGGCCAGCGACGAGGCCGACGGCGATGCGGCGCCCCGACGACGGGGGGCCTCGACGGCCGTCCGGACCGTCGGGATGCTCGTGCCGTCGCTGGACTACTACTGGCCGGACGTCGTGCGGGGCGCCGAGGAGGCCGCCAGCGAGGACAACCTGCGGGTGGCGCTGCGCGGCTCCTCCTACGAGACCGAGGACGACCGCCCGCAGCTCGAGTGGCTCGTGGACCAGCTGCGCGTGGACGGCCTGGCGGTGGCGCCACGCATGGACAACTCCACGGCCCGGGCGACGGTGGAGTGGCTCGCCACGCTCGACATCCCGGTGGTGCTGGTCGAGCGGACCGCGAACGTGGGTCCGCACCACGAGGTGATGGAGTCGGTCGTCTCCGACCACGTGCTCGGTTCGGCGATGGCTGTCCGGCACCTGGCCGCGCTGGGCCACCGCTGCGTGGGTCTCGTGACCAGCGCGCAGAGCCCGACGAGCCCCAAGGTGCGCCAGGGCTGGCTCGAGGGCATCGCCGACTGCGGCCTTGCCGGCTCGGCCCAGACCATCGACGCCAACGTCCCGAGCCCCGGGTCGGCCGAGTGCGACGCCGCCCTCGACGCAATCCTGGACGACTGCCTGCGCACCGGCACCACGGCCCTCGTGGTGCACGCCGACTCCGAGGCGATGGCACTCGTCCAGCACTGCGAGGCCCGCGGGATCCGCGTACCGCACGACCTGTCGGTCGTCGCCTACGACGATGCCCTGGCCGGGCTCTTCAGCCCCGCCCTGACCGCGGTGCGACCCCCGCGCCGGTCCGTCGGGCGCGCGGCGATCGATCTCGTCGCGGCGCGGCTCGCCGATCCCCGACGGCCCGCGCACCGCGTGGTCATCAGCCCGTCGCTCCGGGTCCGGGACTCCACGGCGCCGCCGCCCACCCTGAGCTGA
- a CDS encoding ABC transporter permease, translating into MTSATEHLPDGQVATVDAPSPAGAPADGLVARLTVLLRRNGVAAFGALAVLLVVGSVIWPSFHSADNLRNTVLGISYIGIVAIGMTLVIITGGIDLSVGSVFALGGVVGVYTNNQVGPVAAVLATLVVCGAVGLLNGMLVGFARMAPFIVTLASLFGVRGLVYQLTSAGSKTYTVESGSAFAQLGTGTFLTFGLPVFIAIALYLVFHVVLERTRFGLTTFAIGGGEDAAVLMGLKVRRTKVSLYVVSASLAGLAGMLQAAQLVSASPIIATGYELQAIAAVVIGGTLLVGGAGSLIGTAGGVLLLGTINAVIRELQLDSTWNNVVSGAFLVSVVVLQRLVHYRRGE; encoded by the coding sequence ATGACGTCTGCAACGGAGCACCTCCCCGACGGCCAGGTGGCCACCGTCGACGCGCCATCGCCTGCCGGTGCTCCGGCGGACGGACTGGTCGCGCGCCTCACGGTCCTGCTGCGGCGCAACGGTGTGGCGGCGTTCGGCGCGCTCGCCGTCCTGCTGGTCGTCGGCTCCGTCATCTGGCCGAGCTTCCACAGCGCTGACAACCTGCGCAACACGGTCCTGGGGATCTCCTACATCGGGATCGTCGCCATCGGCATGACCCTGGTGATCATCACCGGCGGCATCGACCTGTCCGTGGGCTCGGTGTTCGCGCTCGGGGGCGTGGTCGGCGTCTACACGAACAACCAGGTCGGGCCGGTGGCGGCGGTGCTCGCCACGCTCGTGGTGTGCGGCGCCGTCGGGCTGCTCAACGGCATGCTCGTCGGCTTCGCGAGGATGGCGCCCTTCATCGTCACGCTCGCCTCGCTGTTCGGCGTCCGTGGGCTCGTCTACCAGCTCACCTCCGCCGGCTCGAAGACGTACACGGTCGAGAGCGGCTCTGCGTTCGCCCAGCTCGGGACGGGGACCTTCCTGACGTTCGGGCTGCCGGTGTTCATCGCCATCGCCCTGTACCTGGTCTTCCACGTCGTCCTGGAGCGCACGCGGTTCGGGCTCACGACCTTCGCGATCGGAGGCGGCGAGGACGCGGCGGTGCTGATGGGCCTGAAGGTCCGGCGCACCAAGGTGAGCCTCTACGTCGTCTCGGCGTCGCTGGCCGGTCTCGCCGGGATGTTGCAGGCCGCGCAGCTGGTGTCGGCGAGCCCCATCATCGCGACGGGATACGAGCTGCAGGCGATCGCGGCCGTCGTCATCGGCGGGACCCTGCTCGTGGGAGGCGCAGGCTCGCTGATCGGCACCGCAGGCGGTGTCCTCCTGCTGGGCACGATCAACGCGGTGATCCGCGAGCTGCAGCTCGACTCGACCTGGAACAACGTCGTCAGCGGCGCCTTCCTGGTGAGCGTCGTCGTGCTGCAGCGACTGGTCCACTACCGCCGCGGGGAGTGA